Sequence from the Phaeodactylum tricornutum CCAP 1055/1 chromosome 4, whole genome shotgun sequence genome:
TTGCTTGTTCGACCCACAATTAACTTGCTGCGAAAGGCCCAACGCATAGCGACGTCAGAGAGCGACAAAAGGTTTTGAGTTACGAAATCCATCCTTAACATGTTGGGACTTTAGAGAAATTTATTCACCTCTCCATATAGCATAAATACAAGAGCTTATTCCGACACTCCCTAGCTAAGCCTAAAGTCACAATGACCGATTTTGTGAAAGAGATCCCGGTCGATTTGGAATTCGCTTCCAGGTTATTAAGCGTACAAGCGAACAGGCTGATGGTCTGATTTCGACCGACCGTTTTGCAATACGGGAATGAATTGTGTCACATATCGAGGCCGCAGCCATCGGCCATTGCGCTCTCTATTTCAATTTCACGACGTGTCCTTGTAGGCTAGTCGGAGTAGACTTCTCGTAGTCGTCCGGACAGCCTATTTCAGTTAAAAAGCAGCCCCGCGACGTTGATATTTTAAACAGAGGCCAGAGAGGTCCGTTATATGGGGTTCCAAAAGAGTTATATAAGACTCCTATTTTTTAGTTAGACATTTGCTGAATGAGGTGGTGAGACTCCAACTTATAACATGAGCCGACCACTTCGTAACTCGGTATCTTCCACCGCTAAGTGATGTGCGGTTGCGAAGCGGTCCGCATAGGGGCGTCTCTCCTTCCGGTGAATTCAAGAATCCAGCCGTAAATACAGCAAGAATGTGCTCCCCGAAATATTGGGCCTCCTCGACAAAGAAAGAGGACCTAGCGGCTCAGACAGGCATAGACACGTAAACTCCCAGATTTCGCTTGTTGCGTTCAAGAGAAACGTTTACTTCACAACATGACTTCCGAAACGGAAGCCccaaccaacaaaaagtCCGCCGTATCGGCTTATCTGCAGCATTTGCAAGAAAAACAGCAAAATTCCAAGGTAGCAGTGGTAGTTTCGCCTCGCTCCAGGGAACGCCCTGCACAACCGCCCGAGCGATTGCCTGTGTGGAAACAGCGTCAGTTGCAGCGAGTACAAGTACAATCCAACCTTACCGCGTACACGAACGCTCCAATCGGTGCGAAAGTCAACGCTTACAACCATGCAATCAGTAGTACTAGCACGACCTCCATTGGTCGCAGGCCTCCTCGGCATCCGTTCCCGAAAGACTCAACAACAGAGGAGCAGAGCAAACGAAGTATACCGAGTCCGAAACTCGTATCGGTACCTTCCCCCTCTTCAAGTCAACAGCTCCACACAACGCGGGATAGCACCAGCATCACGTACGTAAGTTCCTCCGACGGAAGTCACGAGGAGATGGATTCTTCGACCAAGTCGGAATCTCTGGACGATCCTCGTTATACTCGAGTTAATCACGTTGTCACGGTGCCGGAGGACGATATTGCGTCAGTCACGCTACCATCCTTGGCGCAACGTTTGCCCACGATCACTAGCGATGCGCCGTACCGAAGATCACGAAATTTCGAACAATATCGCAGCGCACCTTCACAGCGACCCTTCGCTGACGAACGCAGCAGACCCACTACAGAACAGAGTCGCAGTCTTGTTCTGTACGGAGAAGACGGTCTGATCGATCCAGAGAAGTTTGGAAATAATCGAGGAAACGACGAGGATTCGTTCACGGCCCTGGATCGGCTGATCGAGGAGACTTCGTCGAGATGGCAAAACTCGAGCAAATTGACAGCTTCCACAGCTACTTCAACGGCTCCTTCCACGGCTATGGTACTTGTCTCACCCTCAGGGTCCACCACGGATTCTCCAGAAGACATTATTGCTAGGCAGCAAGCCGAAATCGAGTGCCTGAAGGCACAATTGATGCAACAGCACAGCTTGGTTGCCTATCAACAGGaagacgccgacgaagactcATACCACAGTCCGCAGGAACAAATAGATCAAGTTCCTGTTGAGCACGTGGAAGTGGACCACGACGATCACTTAAGTGTCACATCTGGGCTGACAAATTTGAACGGTGGTGATCTCTCACGCATGAATGACGACATCAGTACCATTATATTGGATAATATTCCGACACGCCGCCCGGAAGCGGATGCTGAATCCATGCACGGCCGGGACAATATTGCTGGAATCGGTGCATCCGCCACTCCACGTGGCGTTGGGTTACGGCAGCGCCGGGTCCGCAACCATGAACTTCAGTTGTATGCCGCTAACGGCGTTTCCCGGAAAGCTTTGTACAGTGGCCCCCTTACGGCCGAAGGATTGTGCACAGGAGTGGGTATTTTAAAATTTGAAGAAACTGGAGACCAGTACACTGGCGCAATAGTGAATGGCGAAATGCACGGACAAGGAACGTACACATATCGCCAAGCCAAGCGGGCCGGCAAAACCTTGCGGGGCATCTTCGATCACAATGTGTACACCGGATGGGATTCGTTCAGGTAGTGAAGTACCAACCACACGCGCTTTGTATTTACTGTTGCATTAGTTCAAATGTGTTCGTGATCCGCAGGTATTACGGTTACATTATTTAAATATGTTACGTGATCAAAATCAATTTTTCAGCATGCATTTGGCGAACTCCGGTAGTcaaacgacgaaaacacaGGCCAAAGAAGTCAACGAAGTGTGAATTTGCCGTCCCCTGTTCTTCCTCGTCAGAATGTGAAAGTTACACACACGACGTGGTACCGCTAGTTGTAAGTTACCGGGACCTTCGTTATTCAAAAGAGCGGGACCCCATAACGGTCTATTAGGCCCGCCGTACAGCGGCATCATAGCGGTGGCCCATTATTTGCGGGAACGTAATCTGTCGCGGTAGTGCAAGGCGACGTGACATCTTTCTGTACACACCGTATAGTTTTCCTAATCCACAATCAGTACATCAGAGAAAGTGATTTCTCCCACCCTTTTATTAAGGGTATGAGACGTAACTGTTTCGATTGCCTTTGGTGCTTGATTGACAGGACTTAGAGGATCTGGGTTTGCGTGTGTATCCAAGACTGGCGCCTGTTCAAGAGGGGTCGCATCCGCAGGCCCACAATCCGCATCActcatttctttttgtgatctgccttctttttcttcgttacCGTTAGCCAATGATGTAATCAACTCCCCTTCAACCCAGTCGCCTTGTTGCAATATCTTTCCGGTAGAATCCTTCAAAGTTCCAGCACCTTTAAACAGGCCGCCTTGAAATTCTCCTTCGTAAGACATTCCTGGGTCCCAGTCCAATTTGCCTTTGCCATGGTATTTCCCTGAGAGCCACTCGCCCTTGTACTGACCAGCGTCGAACGTAAATACACCAAAGCCATTGCGTTGTCCTCTACAAAAGGATCCTTCGTACTTTTCGCCCGACGGGTAGCAAAAAACGCCCTCGCCATCGCGCAAATCGTCCTTGTAGTGACCTACGTACGTGCGGCCATCTTTCCATATGTAACTTCCGGGCCCTGGTGCGAAATTGTTTTGAGCAAACGCTGCAGACATTTCGGAAATGAAACGTATTTGGCCTGTACTTACCGTGTCGTACGTTATTTTTGTATTCTCCTTCGTGAAAATCTCCTTGAGGGAAAAACAAACACCGTCCGTGTCCTTCCTTGCTACCCTCGTGCCAAAATCCTTCATGGATGCGTTTACCGTCCCCGTATACTAGACGCCCAACTCCGTGCGGTCGACGACTCTCTTTCAACACGAGGCCAGTGTATCGACCCAAGTTGCCCTGTCGGTCCAGAATGGGAATATCCACAACTGCTTCGCAAGGAGGCGCTTCGAGTTCCTTCATGACGCGCTGCACGGCCCTCCGCGCGGTGTCGACGGACGAGGCTGCCTTGGCCTCGTCTGGTGCCGGTTCGGGACTAATGACAACGAGCGGTGTGGATGTACCGATGGGCTGCCCATTGGACGGCGAAGACGTGCTAGAAGATAAAGCGAACGGTTGAGTCCTTGGAAGCGCGGAGGGTACTTTCGCAGCTTCCGCAACTGCTGATTCGGGGGCCGGCTGGTATTTGCGTTGGCGTTCGGCCGCCATGCGTGCTTGTCTCCGGGATTCCAATGCCTGCGCTTCGGCCGCGGGCTTTCCTCGAATCCATTCCCCTTCGTACGTGACCTTACCGTCCGGTGCGAGTTCCTTGCCGGGGCCGTGCGGCACGCCGGCGACAAAGGCTCCGGTATAGACCCTGCCGTCACTGTGGACGAGCGTACCTTGCGGTCCCGAGTACAATCCTTCGTGCCAGGATCCTTCGTAGAGGGCACCGTCCGCAAAGAGAAATCGTCCGTAGCCTTGTCGTTTGCCTTGCACAAAGGCACCTTCGTAGTAGTCGCCGTTGGGGAAACTCATAGTTCCGGTACCGGCGCGGGCATTTTGTTCAAAGTGACCCGTATACGAGCGACCATCTTTCCAGGTGTACGTACCGGAGCCTTGACGAGTACCGTCGGAGAATTCTCCTTCGTAGACGTCCCCGGAAGCGAAGGACAGTCTACCGTGTCCGTGGAATTGCCCGTTATCGTTGAAACAACCTTCGTAGCAAACTAATTGGGCATTCGCTTCGTGGTGGTTTCTACCAATGCGACTCGGATCGTTGTCGACGATGGGTTGGTAGTCGGCGGTTCCGTGTCCCACGGGGTGTTGTTGTAGGGCGCTCCAGAGTCCTCGATAAAGTACACTTTGTCCCGACTGGGGATCGTTCCACTTTTGATCGCGAACGACGAGCGTGTGATGGAGCGTATCATCCTTGTGCGTCGGGGTGTTGCCTTTGGCATGGACATCCTCGGACGACAGactggtggtggtggcacGGACCGGTTGTCCACGGTTCCATAATCCCTCGTGTACCACCACACCCTCCGCACCTTGTACTTCGATACCGTGTCCGTGCGGTTGGCCTGCTTCAAAGTTTCCCCGGTAAACGTGTGTCACGGTGTCTGCCGGTGTGGACGTCAACGAGGAAGACAAGGTCCTTGTCGACCCATCGGATCGTTCGACCCTTCCGTTAGTGTCAACGTTCCAACGATACGTTCCGTATCCGTGATAGGTTCCGTTCTGCCAGGCTCCTTCGTACTCGATACCGACTCGTTCGTCGACGTACCGGCCTTGTCCGTGTCGTACGTTCCGGACCAAGTCCCCAACGTACTCGACACGGTGCGTGTCCCCGTGCGTCGGCCATTGGTACGTCCCGTATCCGTGTCGGTGGTCGTGGACCCAGTCCCCATCGTAGACGCGACCGTCGCTCCAGCGTTGGACGCCGCGTCCGTGCCGGACCGACGCTTCGGCACACTGGCCTTCGTAGACGTCACCCGATCGCCACCATACGCGACACTCGCCGTGCCAGTGTCCGTGACGCCAAGCACCGTGGTACTTGATGGCCGTGTGGTCATTACTAtaattgttgttggtgttggattTGGATGGTGTGGGCGTGTCTTGGGTTGTGTACACCATGACACCGTCGGGACCGTGGGGCCAACGGGAACGCACTTCGACGGTACCCGTGTACACTCCCACGCGACCCCGTGCGTCCGCCAAAGTCACTTGTTCGACGTGTTCCACTCCTGTTTCTGCTGTTGCGGTTGTCGCGGTTATCCCTACGGTTGTCGATTCTAAGGTCGTGGTAGGagtggtggtggtgtcgttgtcgtcgtcggcggcATTCTCCGTCGATAAAGGACCGTGCCGTGCAAGATCAAcgttggcggaagaagcctCGTCGGGCACGAGATACCGCACCGCCTCCGCCGCCTCACTGTCGTTATCGTCTCGCGTCGGAGGAGTAGACGCCATCCAATCGACTAGAGCAGGTCAGGAACTACGGGAAGGATTCGCTGACACACTTGGTGAGGATGAATTATTGCCCTTTCCTACAATTGCCAAAAAAAGACCGCACCGTATTGCGCTAGACTAGCACTGCAGTAACACTACCGGTACAAACCCAAAAAAGGGAGTATGTCCGCTGCCTGGAAGAACAAAAGACTTGGGATCGACCCCAGCGTATTGGACATGTGTGAGGGAGGGGAAAAGGGCTAATGATGGTGGGACCTGCTCCCAGTATCGGTAATACCCTACACCGCCGTACGCTAACGCTATGAGAACGCTACACGTTATAGAAGGGGTAGGGTTCAAACACATTTCCGACACAGAGTTCGGGATAATGGGATATGACTAACGGTAACATAACCGTAAATCtgtactgacagtgagtaccGCGCATGTATGGTACGCTGTACTGGTTCCGGTTCTCACGGTTCCTGGCTAGGCTCGCACAGGGATATCAAATCCCACCTTCGCTGGCGCTCACAATATGGATTGGAAGCATTCCCCCCCAACGATGGACTCCCACGAGGTTATGTGGGTGGGAGTCCTCGTTCTTTCGCAAGGCAAAAGAAGATGGCGTCGATTAAGATATGACTGCTATCTTTTATGGCAAAGAGGCATTAGTAAAGCAGGTAGGGTAGGCACGTGTGCCTATTCCCGCTAGCGTCGAGACCGAACGGGGTACCGTGACttcaccaacaacaacatcagcaacaccaccaacaaGAACTCGTGTACGTCCGCAGCCGTACCAACAAGCATTAAGACGGTTCGTGTTGGGAAAGTACCGGTACGGATATTCGGATGTTACCTCTCACCACTCATACCACCCATACTGGTACCTTCGCCAACGGCaccgacgacggcgacaacaacaacatggtACCCACCGTGGCAGATCGTGGGACGTGCGTTGCCATTCTCACGGACGATCCCGACGCATCGAAGCCGTGGTATCAGCGTCTCGCATGGTGGTGCACGTCTCTGCCGTGGGTTTGGGCCACAACGACGGTGTTGGTcttggtggtggtgggtgtCACGCTGTTGACGATCCAGGTCCGTGCCGACTCGTCCACCACTCCCGTGTATGATCCGCGTGCACACGGAGAGGCCTACAACCGTACCGCCTACTACGTCGCACTCCGGGATGTCCTCCTGTCGTCCTCCGACGATGCACCGGTCGTGTGGACGACTCCGGGATCGCCGATGGAACGGGCCTTGGCTTGGATGACGTTGGACGATCCCTTGGCACCCTTGCCCTTTTTCGAATCCCACGCCACGTCCGAcgaacaagcaaaagaatccaccgccaccacgcTATACGCGTACGAACGCACGCGACTCCACCAACGCTTCGCCTTGTGTGTCTTGTACTACACATGGGCCGGTCCAACCTGGACTTTGGAACCGTCCCACGGCTGGTTGCACCGACATTCCGGAATCGAGTCCTCCGGACGACTCGCGGACCAGTCGATCGATGCGACGCACGAATGTCTCTGGTTGGGGGTAACCTGCACGAGCGACAACCGCACCAGTGACGATCACCGCGTGGTCACCGGTTTGGACTTTGGAACCTCGAATGCCGCACTCAAAGCGTATGGCACCATTCCGGAGATTGTGGGACGCTTGACGCATCTCCAAAATCTTCTCGTCTTTGATCAGCAACTGCAAGGACCGTTGCCTACGACACTCTTCCTACTCACCAATTTGCAAGCGTTGGACGTCAACACCAATCGCCTCACGGCCATACCGGAAGCCTTGGGGGATCACCTCGTGCATCTCCATACACTCCACTTGTACGGCAACGAATTCCGCGGGACCCTTCCCGCTTCTTTTACCCAACTCACACTTTTGGAAAATTTGCGGTTGGACGACAATCCGGCTTTGGTCCAGGACGATTTTTGGTCCACCATGCTCCCCTCCTGGCCTCTTTTGCGGACCGTCGTCACGTCCTCCACCGGGTTGGGCGGGAGTCTACCCACGGAAATTGGGACGCTCCGTCAACTGGCTACCGTCTCGAGCAACTTTGCACCCATTTCGGGAACTCTCCCCACCGAACTCGGGCTCTGTACCGGCATGGTGCAGTTCAACGTGAATCAACCCCAGGCGATGGCCGCGACCACGCTCGCTGGTGGTTTCCAGGGTACCTTACCAACCGAACTGGGTCGATGGAGCAATCTCCGTTTTTTGGCCTTGCGGGGACACGCCAA
This genomic interval carries:
- a CDS encoding predicted protein codes for the protein HGRGVQRWSDGRVYDGDWVHDHRHGYGTYQWPTHGDTHRVEYVGDLVRNVRHGQGRYVDERVGIEYEGAWQNGTYHGYGTLSFASGDVYEGEFSDGTRQGSGTYTWKDGRSYTGHFEQNARAGTGTMSFPNGDYYEGAFVQGKRQGYGRFLFADGALYEGSWHEGLYSGPQGPGSYIWKDGRTYVGHYKDDLRDGEGVFCYPSGEKYEGSFCRGQRNGFGVFTFDAGHTYAGSWVDGMRHGRGRCVFSDQSVYEGEFREGEFFGYGRMSWSDGGWYEGEWFNGEMHGRGKEVRPDNSLRHEGDWAKGQPIRH
- a CDS encoding predicted protein, translating into MLPLTTHTTHTGTFANGTDDGDNNNMVPTVADRGTCVAILTDDPDASKPWYQRLAWWCTSLPWVWATTTVLVLVVVGVTLLTIQVRADSSTTPVYDPRAHGEAYNRTAYYVALRDVLLSSSDDAPVVWTTPGSPMERALAWMTLDDPLAPLPFFESHATSDEQAKESTATTLYAYERTRLHQRFALCVLYYTWAGPTWTLEPSHGWLHRHSGIESSGRLADQSIDATHECLWLGVTCTSDNRTSDDHRVVTGLDFGTSNAALKAYGTIPEIVGRLTHLQNLLVFDQQLQGPLPTTLFLLTNLQALDVNTNRLTAIPEALGDHLVHLHTLHLYGNEFRGTLPASFTQLTLLENLRLDDNPALVQDDFWSTMLPSWPLLRTVVTSSTGLGGSLPTEIGTLRQLATVSSNFAPISGTLPTELGLCTGMVQFNVNQPQAMAATTLAGGFQGTLPTELGRWSNLRFLALRGHANLVSTLPWELASWTNVQLLDLDQTAVRGTLPAYVSRWSQLNRLVLSSTDLTGTIPSELGMLSDTLMSMELQDTDLVGTVPVGLCNGGGGVEFVISCDGSAGPNGRDGNQTTTTAAKAFLVCDCCRCLE